TACCGACGACAAGATCATGTGGAAGTACAAAATTTCGACGAACGTGCTGAACACCTACGTCGCCGACTTTCACGGCACGACCGTCGAGCTATTCGAGAAGCAGTCGCCCGATGCCGCCACCAACAAGCCGGTCTGTTTCGACTGCCATGGCATCCACAACATCAAGAAGGTGGACGACCCGGAATCGACGGTCTTCCGCAAGGGCAACCTGCTCAAGACCTGCCAGCGCTGTCATCCGGATGCGACGGCCGATTCGTTCACCGCGGCGTGGATGAGCCACTACAACGCCAGCGCCGACAAATACCCGCTCGTGTATTACGTCAATCTGTTCTACATCATTCTGGTGCCCGGCACGATTGGCGCGATGCTGCTGTATATCGCGCTGGATGTTTACCGGCGCGTTCGCGGGCGGCTGGCGCACTAACCCGCGCATTCATCGTTTAATCCGGGAGATCGTATGGCCGTTCAAGTGATCACGATCAAAGAATACAAGCGCTTCGCGGCGATCCAGCTGATCGAGCACTGGTTCATGGTGGCGTCGTTCACCGTGCTGGCCGTGACCGGCATCCCGCAGAAGTTCACCGGCAACGGCTGGGCCGAGGCGCTGATCGCCGTGATGGGCGGCATCGAAACGGTGCGCTTCGCCCATCATCTGTCTGCGATTGTCATGCTGCTGGAATCGATCTATCACGTCATCGTCGTGGCGTACAAAATCATCGTCCTGCGCGTGCGCTGGTCGATGTTCCCGCAGTTGCAGGATGCGCAGGATGCCGTGCAGGCGATCAAGTACAACATCGGCCTGACCAGGCAGGCGCCGCGCTGCGGCCGCTACAACTTCGGCGAGAAGTTCGAGTACTGGGCGCTGGTGTGGGGCACGCTGATCATGGCGCTGACCGGCTTCATGCTCTGGAACCCGATCATCGCCTCGCGTATCTTCTCCGGCGACCTGATCCCGACGGCGAAGGCCGCGCACGGCGGCGAGGCGATCCTGGCTGTGCTGGCCGTGGTGACATGGCACTTCTACAACGTGCACATCAAAGCCTTCAACAAGGCGATGTTCACGAGCCGCATGTCTGCGCACGAGATGGAAGAAGAGCATGCGGACGAGATGGAGCGCATGGATCGCGGCGAACATGAACTGCTGCCGCCCGCCGAGACCATTCGCGCGCGTCGCAGCCTGTTCCTGCCGGTGTCGATTCTGCTGTCGATTGCGCTGCTGTACGGGGTCTACCTGTTCATCTCGGCGGAAACGACCGCCGTCAGCACCGTGCCGCCGCCGGTCTCGCGCAACCAGGTCTTCGTGCCGCGCCCGCCGACGGCCACGCCCACGCGGCTGCCAACCGCGACGCCGGCCATTAAACCCGCCGGCACACCGGCCGCGCCGGGCGCGACGCCCGCCGGCAGCGCGGCCAAATTGCTGCCGGCCAGCCATGCCGGGCGCAATATCTGTCAGGCGTGTCACGTCAGCGGCGTGGGCGGCGCGCCGAAGAACCCGGCCGATCATGCGGGCCGGCTTGACGCAAGCTGCAAGGACTGCCACAAGGGGCCGTAGGAGGGCAACGCCCCCCACGGCGCGGCAGGTCCCGCGTGGCGGATTCACTTTCCAGGAGGGA
This is a stretch of genomic DNA from Chloroflexota bacterium. It encodes these proteins:
- a CDS encoding cytochrome b/b6 domain-containing protein; amino-acid sequence: MAVQVITIKEYKRFAAIQLIEHWFMVASFTVLAVTGIPQKFTGNGWAEALIAVMGGIETVRFAHHLSAIVMLLESIYHVIVVAYKIIVLRVRWSMFPQLQDAQDAVQAIKYNIGLTRQAPRCGRYNFGEKFEYWALVWGTLIMALTGFMLWNPIIASRIFSGDLIPTAKAAHGGEAILAVLAVVTWHFYNVHIKAFNKAMFTSRMSAHEMEEEHADEMERMDRGEHELLPPAETIRARRSLFLPVSILLSIALLYGVYLFISAETTAVSTVPPPVSRNQVFVPRPPTATPTRLPTATPAIKPAGTPAAPGATPAGSAAKLLPASHAGRNICQACHVSGVGGAPKNPADHAGRLDASCKDCHKGP